In Pajaroellobacter abortibovis, the following are encoded in one genomic region:
- the nuoE gene encoding NADH-quinone oxidoreductase subunit NuoE, producing the protein MSFHLSAERERELEQIIQRYPTKMAACIPALHLCQEQEGWIYDEVIQFVAERLELSPAHVKGVVTFYSLFNQKPVGKHQIWVCRTLPCALRGGYDILHHCEKRLGIHAGETTPDSKITLRTAECLASCSTAPMMQVDKEYHENLTTERVDEILDKLYESSESHVHHPTLFSS; encoded by the coding sequence ATGTCGTTTCATCTCTCTGCAGAACGCGAACGCGAGCTTGAGCAAATCATCCAGCGCTATCCAACCAAAATGGCTGCATGTATCCCTGCCCTTCACTTATGCCAAGAACAAGAAGGATGGATCTACGATGAGGTGATTCAATTCGTTGCAGAGCGTCTGGAGTTAAGTCCAGCCCACGTCAAGGGAGTGGTTACTTTCTACTCTCTGTTTAACCAGAAGCCAGTAGGGAAACACCAAATTTGGGTATGCCGTACCCTCCCTTGTGCCCTTCGAGGCGGGTATGATATTTTACACCATTGTGAAAAGCGATTAGGAATTCACGCTGGCGAAACAACACCAGATAGTAAAATCACCCTACGAACAGCAGAGTGTCTCGCCAGCTGCAGTACTGCTCCCATGATGCAAGTGGATAAAGAATATCACGAAAATTTGACGACTGAACGAGTTGATGAAATTCTCGATAAACTTTATGAGTCAAGTGAGTCTCACGTTCACCATCCAACACTTTTTTCTTCATGA
- the nuoF gene encoding NADH-quinone oxidoreductase subunit NuoF, giving the protein MIRKTDYLTRNYGKPNGWTLDAYMQAGGYEAIKKAFAMTHQEVIEEAKKANIRGRGGAGFPVGIKWSFMKPHPTKPSYLVINADEGEPGTHKDRTIMEQNPHAILEGCMIGCYAIGAHTTYIYVRDELHLSKARLNQAIQEAYARGYLGSNPSFAPNYPIHIHVHTGAGAYICGEETSLLNSLEGRRGEPRLKPPFPAQTGAFGCPTTVNNVETIATIPTAILLGGDAFSQLSALHSFKDGGVRLFGVNGHVKNPTVVELCIGVTIRELIEEIGGGVLQDRSILGVIPGGSSTPILLPSETIYAPDEKDPMHPWHGKSVLDVPMGVDTMRAAKTMLGTCCITVLAEGTCPVLAMQNLMQFYHHESCGQCTPCREGSAWLDRTLIKILNGKGTLDDLNQLSDIASQIMGNTICAFGEGTAMPALAFLQKFRPYFEDYIRSTRTKKDAKLTVS; this is encoded by the coding sequence ATGATTCGAAAAACTGACTATCTCACCCGAAATTATGGAAAGCCTAATGGCTGGACGCTCGATGCTTATATGCAAGCAGGAGGCTATGAAGCAATCAAAAAAGCTTTTGCTATGACTCACCAAGAGGTCATCGAGGAAGCGAAAAAGGCAAACATCCGAGGGCGAGGAGGGGCAGGATTCCCTGTAGGAATCAAGTGGAGCTTCATGAAGCCCCACCCCACTAAGCCTTCTTATCTCGTCATCAATGCAGATGAAGGGGAACCGGGTACGCACAAAGATCGAACCATCATGGAGCAAAATCCCCACGCGATCCTCGAAGGATGTATGATCGGATGCTATGCAATCGGTGCTCACACCACCTATATTTATGTGCGTGATGAGCTGCATTTAAGCAAGGCCCGTTTGAACCAAGCGATTCAAGAGGCTTACGCCCGCGGATATCTAGGATCCAACCCTTCTTTTGCGCCAAACTATCCAATTCACATCCATGTCCACACGGGAGCAGGTGCTTATATCTGCGGAGAAGAAACCTCCCTTCTTAACTCACTCGAGGGGAGACGAGGCGAACCTCGATTAAAGCCACCTTTTCCAGCTCAAACGGGAGCATTTGGATGCCCCACTACAGTCAACAATGTGGAGACCATCGCTACGATACCTACTGCCATTCTGTTAGGGGGAGATGCTTTCTCTCAGCTCTCTGCTCTCCACTCGTTTAAAGACGGAGGGGTTCGCCTATTCGGAGTTAACGGTCACGTTAAAAACCCAACTGTAGTTGAACTGTGCATTGGTGTGACGATTCGAGAGCTGATTGAAGAGATCGGCGGGGGGGTACTCCAAGATCGATCTATTTTAGGAGTCATTCCAGGAGGATCGTCGACCCCCATCCTCCTTCCTTCCGAAACGATCTACGCCCCGGATGAAAAAGATCCGATGCATCCTTGGCACGGCAAGAGCGTGTTGGATGTACCCATGGGGGTAGATACCATGCGTGCTGCAAAAACCATGTTAGGGACCTGCTGCATCACCGTACTCGCAGAAGGGACCTGCCCTGTGCTCGCAATGCAAAATCTGATGCAGTTCTACCACCATGAGTCGTGCGGTCAGTGCACTCCGTGCCGAGAGGGATCAGCGTGGTTAGATCGAACTCTTATCAAAATATTGAACGGGAAAGGTACCCTCGACGATCTGAATCAACTCAGCGATATCGCAAGTCAGATCATGGGGAACACTATCTGCGCCTTCGGCGAAGGGACAGCGATGCCTGCTCTGGCGTTCCTGCAAAAATTCCGCCCCTATTTCGAAGACTATATCCGTAGTACAAGAACGAAAAAAGATGCGAAATTAACCGTTTCCTAA